A window from Lagopus muta isolate bLagMut1 chromosome 5, bLagMut1 primary, whole genome shotgun sequence encodes these proteins:
- the ZNF281 gene encoding zinc finger protein 281 — translation MKLGGGFLGGGKRAAAMEPGFPPGTVMFNHRLPPVTSFTRAAAPPPAAQHPPQCALPPPSAAASSAAEPPAPPAPQDVTFKKEPVGAFPSAPSSAQRGPWGFLQSLVSIKQEKPSEQDEEEPPRHHHYGGLFGAPGEERPPGLGGGGGEGGGQSVIQDLSLLQHLHQHPSRDLLLSGRAEGGPGGSGEPKHDAQVKKAKRPKPETQGIKAKRKPGASSKPPLVGDAEGAVASPSQKPHVCEHCSAAFRSSYHLRRHVLIHTGERPFQCSQCSMGFIQKYLLQRHEKIHSREKPFGCDQCSMKFIQKYHMERHKRTHSGEKPYKCDTCQQYFSRTDRLLKHRRTCGEAIGKAGAGMEPGSSHSMGSLAALSQGNTNSSRRKSKTKSVSTESKGNKCSSKVAESQVTSNVAMPNYAVDIPIVSSSGGLIGTGVEELQKKVPKLVFKKGSRKQADKNYLNFVSPLPDILGQKPLSGKQSGSLGSLVASTSVENIGLLQSPSGKSGQINSNYDDAMQFSKKRRYLQTASSNSAFSINVGHMTSQQSVIQSAGVSVMDNETPLSLIDSASLNSEIKTCHDKSGIPDEVLQSLLDQYSHKSEGQKEDPFSITEQRVDLHSSGEHSEMVQEENLSPNSQTVSNDKASMLQEYSKYLQQAFERTTNSTGFAFGPSFQFVSLSSTLHNHTLFQDKQIYTTSPLECGFSQSVTSVLPTALPKPPFGMLLGSQPGFYLSALEATHQQLTPSQELDDLIDPQKTLETSSNYQSTSQKLTGQKEQKNLESSTSFQIPSQELASQIDPQKDIEPRATYQIENFAQAFGSQFKSGSRVPMTFITNSNGEVDHRVRTSVSDFSGYSNMMSDVSEPCSTRVKTPTSQSYR, via the coding sequence ATGAAACTCGGCGGCGGTTTCCTCGGCGGCGGCAAGAGGGCGGCGGCCATGGAGCCCGGCTTTCCCCCCGGCACGGTGATGTTCAACCACCGCCTGCCCCCGGTCACCAGCTTCACTCGGGCGGCCGCGCCCCCCCCGGCGGCCCAGCACCCCCCGCAGTGCGCGCTCCCCCCGCCTTCCGCCGCCGCTTCCTCCGCGGCCGAGCCCccggcgccgcccgccccccAGGACGTGACTTTCAAGAAGGAGCCGGTGGGGGCTTTCCCCTCCGCGCCCTCTTCCGCGCAGCGCGGCCCCTGGGGCTTCCTGCAGTCCCTCGTCAGCATCAAGCAGGAGAAGCCCAGCGAGCAGGACGAGGAAGAGCCGCCGCGGCACCACCACTACGGGGGGCTCTTCGGGGCGCCGGGCGAGGAGCGGCCCCCGGGCctggggggcggcggcggcgaaGGCGGCGGGCAGAGCGTGATCCAGGACCTgagcctcctgcagcacctgcaccAGCACCCCTCCCGGGACCTGCTGCTGAGCGGCAGAGCCGAGGGCGGCCCCGGCGGCTCGGGCGAGCCGAAGCATGACGCCCAGGTCAAGAAGGCGAAGAGGCCAAAGCCAGAAACTCAGGGAATCAAAGCCAAGCGGAAGCCCGGCGCTTCGTCCAAACCCCCCCTGGTGGGAGACGCGGAAGGTGCCGTCGCGTCCCCGAGTCAGAAACCTCACGTCTGCGAACACTGCAGCGCTGCCTTCAGGAGCTCCTACCACTTGCGCAGGCACGTGCTCATCCACACCGGGGAGAGGCCTTTCCAGTGCAGCCAGTGCAGCATGGGCTTCATCCAGAAGTACCTCCTGCAGCGGCACGAGAAGATCCACAGCAGGGAGAAGCCTTTTGGGTGCGACCAGTGCAGCATGAAATTCATCCAGAAGTACCACATGGAAAGACACAAGAGGACGCATAGCGGAGAAAAGCCATACAAGTGTGACACTTGTCAGCAGTATTTTTCGAGGACTGATAGACTGTTGAAGCACAGAAGAACGTGTGGTGAAGCCATAGGTAAAGCAGGTGCTGGAATGGAGCCCGGATCGTCGCATAGCATGGGTAGCTTGGCTGCATTGTCTCAGGGAAATACAAATTCCTCaaggagaaaaagtaaaacaaaaagcgtatccactgaaagcaaaggaaataagtGTAGCAGCAAAGTAGCGGAATCTCAAGTTACAAGTAATGTGGCCATGCCAAATTATGCAGTTGATATTCCTATTGTGTCTTCCAGTGGTGGTCTCATTGGCACAGGCGTAGAAGAGCTTCAGAAAAAGGTGCCAAAATTGGTCttcaagaaaggaagcagaaaacaggCGGACAAAAACTACCTTAACTTTGTATCACCACTGCCAGACATTCTGGGGCAAAAACCCCTGTCTGGGAAACAGAGTGGCTCTCTAGGCTCATTAGTAGCCAGTACCAGTGTAGAAAATATTGGCCTTCTCCAAAGTCCAAGCGGTAAATCAGGTcaaataaatagtaattatGATGATGCCAtgcagttttcaaagaaaagaagatactTGCAAACTGCAAGCAGTAACAGTGCCTTTTCAATTAATGTCGGACACATGACTTCCCAGCAGTCCGTCATCCAGTCTGCAGGTGTTAGTGTTATGGATAATGAAACTCCGTTGTCTCTTATTGATTCAGCATCCTTAAATAGTGAAATAAAGACTTGCCATGACAAGTCCGGTATTCCTGATGAAGTCTTACAGAGCCTTTTGGACCAGTACTCTCACAAATCAGAAGGCCAGAAAGAAGATCCTTTCAGTATAACTGAACAGCGTGTGGACTTGCACAGCTCAGGAGAACATTCAGAGATGGTTCAGGAAGAGAATTTGAGTCCTAACTCTCAAACTGTTTCAAACGATAAGGCGAGCATGTTGCAAGAATACTCCAAATACCTCCAACAAGCTTTTGAAAGAACGACCAATAGCACTGGTTTTGCATTCGGACCCAGTTTCCAGTTTGTGAGCTTGTCCTCAACTCTCCATAACCACACTCTGTTTCAGGACAAACAGATATACACTACATCTCCACTCGAGTGTGGCTTCAGCCAATCCGTTACCTCAGTATTGCCAACTGCGTTGCCAAAACCTCCGTTTGGGATGTTGCTTGGCTCTCAACCAGGCTTTTATTTATCTGCTTTGGAGGCTACGCATCAACAGTTGACTCCTTCTCAAGAGCTGGATGATCTCATTGATCCTCAGAAAACCTTAGAGACTTCATCTAACTACCAGTCAACATCTCAGAAACTGACTGgccagaaggaacagaaaaacttAGAATCCTCAACGAGCTTTCAGATCCCATCTCAGGAGTTAGCTAGCCAGATAGATCCTCAGAAGGACATAGAGCCTAGAGCAACCTACCAGATCGAGAACTTTGCACAAGCGTTTGGTTCTCAGTTTAAGTCGGGCAGCAGGGTGCCAATGACTTTTATCACTAACTCTAATGGCGAAGTGGACCATAGGGTAAGGACTTCAGTCTCAGATTTCTCAGGGTATTCAAATATGATGTCTGATGTAAGTGAGCCATGTAGTACACGAGTAAAAACCCCAACCAGTCAGAGTTACAGGTAA